CGCCTATAGCTATGGAAACACAGCTCAGGTTTGCAATACGTGAGGGCGGACACACAGTAGGCTCAGGTGTAGTAACGGAGATAGTAGAATAAAATAAGACCACAGACCGCAGACCACAGACCGCAGACTTGAAAGTCTGTAGTCGGCAGTCTGTAGTCGGAAGTCTACAGTCTGGAGTAAGAATGTCCACAGAAAAAATTTTAACAACGCAAAGGTTAAGGATCAAATTACGTGCGTATGACCACAAAATGCTAGATGACTCTCTGGCAAAAATCATTGAAACTGCTAGACGTACAGGTGCTAGTATTACAGGCCCTGTGTTGCTGCCGACGGATATCAGGAAGTACTGCGTTAACCGATCTGTTCACGCTGATAAAAAATCCAGGGAACAGTTCGAGATGCGGATCCATAAGAGGTTAGTGGATATTCTGGAACCGTCTCAGAAAACAGTCGAAGAGTTAATGAAACTTGATCTGCCGGCCGGCGTTGACATTGAAATAAAAATGTAAAAAATCAGACCACAGACTACAGACCGCAGACAAGAGATGTTTTGTCTGAAGTCTCTAGTCTGAAGTCTCTAGTCTGGAGTTAAGAATGTTAAAATCAATACTTGGAAATAAAATAGGGATGACACAAATATTCGATGAGACTGGCAATATGATTCCTGTAACCGTTATTAACGCAGGCCCGTGCACTGTAACCGGTATCAGGACCAATGAAAAAAACGGCTATACAGCTCTGCAGTTAGGGTTCGGGGATATAAAGGAAAAAGCGTTAAAAAATCCTGTTAAAGGGCAGTTTAAAAAACTTGAGATAACTCCAAAGAAATATTTGCGTGAATTCAGGGTTGATGACGTTTCTGCCTATAAGATCGGGCAGGAAATAAAGGCGGATCTTTTTAAAGCCGGTGATTATGTTGATATATCCGGGGTCAGCAAGGGTAAAGGTTTTGCCGGCGGGGTAAAAAGGTATCATTTTAAAGGCGGTGTGCAAACTCACGGACAATCTGACAGGCAGCGAGCTCCCGGTAGCATAGGTTCCCAAGGGCCGCAGCATGTCCTTAAAGGCATGAGAATGGCTGGGCATATGGGAAACGTGGTAATAACTACCCAGAAACTTAAAGTTGTAAAGGTTGATAATGAAAAAAACCTTATCCTTATAAATGGCGCTGTTCCTGGAGTAAACGGAAATATGGTTGTAGTTAATAAAACCGTTAAGAAAGTAAGCACAGCTATACCTGATGTTCAAAAGAAGCCGCAGGCAAAGAAAAAGGAAGTAAAGAAAGAAGCACCGAAAAAATAGTTATCAGCAATCAGGTGTCAGGCATCAGTTAAATGAATCAGTCTTTACTGAAACCTGATAGCTGAAGCCTGAAAGCTGAATTGAGGTAAATACAAATGGAAACAGCGGTATTTGATATTGAGGGAAAAGAAACTAAAAAAGTAGAACTGCCGAACATTTTTGAGACTAAAATGTCTTCGAACCTGCTTCACGAAGTTG
Above is a genomic segment from Candidatus Liberimonas magnetica containing:
- a CDS encoding elongation factor Tu, which codes for PIAMETQLRFAIREGGHTVGSGVVTEIVE
- the rpsJ gene encoding 30S ribosomal protein S10, which encodes MSTEKILTTQRLRIKLRAYDHKMLDDSLAKIIETARRTGASITGPVLLPTDIRKYCVNRSVHADKKSREQFEMRIHKRLVDILEPSQKTVEELMKLDLPAGVDIEIKM
- the rplC gene encoding 50S ribosomal protein L3; translated protein: MLKSILGNKIGMTQIFDETGNMIPVTVINAGPCTVTGIRTNEKNGYTALQLGFGDIKEKALKNPVKGQFKKLEITPKKYLREFRVDDVSAYKIGQEIKADLFKAGDYVDISGVSKGKGFAGGVKRYHFKGGVQTHGQSDRQRAPGSIGSQGPQHVLKGMRMAGHMGNVVITTQKLKVVKVDNEKNLILINGAVPGVNGNMVVVNKTVKKVSTAIPDVQKKPQAKKKEVKKEAPKK